TAACTGGCGTTGTCACTCTTCCGGAAGGCGTAGAAATGGTTATGCCTGGCGATAACATCCAAATGTCAATCGAACTGATCACTCCGATCGCGATTGAAGAAGGTTTGCGTTTCGCGATTCGTGAAGGCGGCCGTACCGTCGGCGCTGGCGTTGTAACCGCGATCTCTCAGTAACCAACAGTAAGTGTGTCCTGTCTGGTTGGCAGTGGTCAGCCAGACAGGGCCATTCCCCCAATGCGATGATGCGGAAGGTTGCCCGCGTCGCGGGGAGATTTCCGCAGAGAATGTCCGTTCTAGAAACTGGACGATAAGGAGGAACCTGATATGGCCAAACAGCAAAAAATTCGTATACGCCTAAAGGCGTATGACCATAAAGCACTGGACCAAAGCGCGGTGAAAATCGTTGAAACCGCTAAGCGGACCGGCGCAATGGTGTCCGGACCTATTCCGCTTCCGACGGAAAGAAATGTCTTTACTATTCTGCGTTCCCCGCACGTGAATAAGGATTCACGGGAACAATTTGAAATGCGGACTCATAAACGTCTCATTGACATCATCGAGCCGACTCCTAAAACTGTCGACGCCCTAATGCGC
This genomic window from Anaerosporomusa subterranea contains:
- the rpsJ gene encoding 30S ribosomal protein S10; amino-acid sequence: MAKQQKIRIRLKAYDHKALDQSAVKIVETAKRTGAMVSGPIPLPTERNVFTILRSPHVNKDSREQFEMRTHKRLIDIIEPTPKTVDALMRLDLPAGVDIEIKL